Part of the Mycolicibacterium mengxianglii genome is shown below.
AGCCGACGGCTGGCAGACTGCCGAATCGTGGCCGCCCGCGGTGACGTACCGCCAGCTGGCATTGTGCGCCGACGGAGTCCTGTCCGACGACGAGGGTCAGCCGGGTGAGTGCGAATACCTCACGCTCGGAGCCGGTCTCAACCGAGCGAAGGCCGGCCCGCTCGATCCGCCGTCGATGCTGACGTGGACGTCGGCCCCCTTGCCACAGACCCTCGACGTTGTCGGTGATATCGAGTTGCGCCTGGTGGCGTCCGCAACCGCCATGGACACCGCCTGGATCGTCGTGCTGCAAGAGGTTTCGCCCGACGGTGAAGTGACCGACGTGACCGCAGGGTGGCTGCGCGCGAGCCTGCGTTCAGTTGACGACGCCGCAAGCCGTGACGGCGCTCCGGTGCTGCCGTGCACCGAAGCCGTTGCGGTGCCTGTCGGCGAGGATGTCACCTACCGAATCCCGTTGGTGCCCAATGCGCGCCGATTCCGTCCCGGACATCGGATACGCGTGGTGCTGACCAGCGACGACCAGGACCCCGCGACGCCGGCCATCATGAACTTCCGTCACGCGAGTGTGGGGACGAGCAGTCTGAACACCGTCCGGTCCCGCTCACGCCTGCTCCTGCCGGTGCTCAACCCAGTGATTTCGGCGCGCTGATCGCCGCTGAGCGGTTGCGAGCGCGCCGAAATCCCTGAGGGGAGGTCAAAACTACTGAGCCACCCAGCCGCCGTCGGTGAGAACACTGCTGCCGGTGATCAGCCCCGCCGCCGGCGAGCAGACGAAGGCCACGGCCTCGGCCACCTCTTCGACGGTGCCGAACCGCCCCAGCGGGACCTTCGCCAACAGCTCGCCGGACGCGTCGGGATCCTGCAGGAACGGCCGGGTCATGGCCGTCTCGATGAAGGTGGGCGCCACCGACACCACCCGGATACCGCGCGGCGCAAGCTCCACCGCCAGCGCCTTCGTGAGGCCCTCCACACCGTGTTTGGTCGCGCAGTAGACACTGCGCCCGGGCGCTCCGACGTGGCCCATCTGACTGGAGATGTTGACGATCACGCCGCCGTTGCCGCTCTGCACGGCGTGGCCGACGAACAGCTGCGTGGCGCGGAACACCGCACGCAGGTTCAGCCCGATCATGACGTCCAGGTCATCGATGGTGATGTCAAGCAGCGGCTTGGGCCGGTTGGTCCCGGCGGAATTCACCAGGATGTCGGCGGGCCCGATCGCGTCGAACGCTGCTTGCAGCGCGCCGTCGTCGTTGACGTCAACCGGAATGGTCGTGGCCGTCCCGCCCCCACCCTCAATCATCGAGGCCACCTCGCGCAGTTGTGGTTCGCTGCGTGCCAGCAGGACCACCGCCGCGCCCCGGGCGGCGAGCAGTTCGGCGACAGCACGCCCAATCCCCCGTCCGGCACCGGTCACCACGGCCCGCTTCCCCGTCAGATGCAGGCTTGCAAAGGCGTCCGGTCGGGTCATGACATGGCGTCGGCGCTACAGGCTTGCCGGTAGTGCGGGACGTTCCAGTAGAACGGTTGAAATTCGGTTATCCGGCCGTTGCGCACGGTGACCACCTGCGTCATCGGGTAGTCCAGGATCTCCCCCGTCAGTCGTGATCGGGTCACCAGGCGGCACAGCACGATGACTTGATCCCCGCGCTCGAAGAACACCGGTTCCTTGACTTCGAGGGCATCCCAGTGCCGGCTCATCTCGATCGACCAGTCTTTGAAGCCCTGGTATCCGGTCCACTCCCCGCCCCACGGGAGGTCCGGAGACTGATGCAGGGCTACGTCAGGATCGAGGGTGGCGCCCATCTCGTCGAAACTGGCACCTGCCGCTGCGCCGCCGGCGGCCATATAACTGCGCTCGGCACGGTAGAACGCGTTCAGCACCTCGGCGGCCGTGAGCGCTGAGCCGGTCACAGCTTGCCCCAGGCAAGTTCAGCAGTGGGCATGTCAATGAGGACCTTGTCTGTGTGGTCGAGGTATTCCGGCATGAAAACTACTCCTAACGAGAGACTGGATATCGGAAAAGTGGTCAGCGGAGGGCGGACAGCGCGGTCTCGGTTGCCGGCTGGGGTTTAGCGGCGAGCCAGCGTTCAGCATCGATGGCAGCGGCACAGCCGGACCCGGCAGCCGTGATCGCCTGGCGGTAAGTGTGGTCCACCAGATCGCCGCAGGCGAACACCCCGTCGATGTCGGTGCGGGTGCTGTCCGCGGCGGTGCGGACGTAACCGTCGGCGTCCAGGTCGACCTGGCCACGCACGAGCTCGCTGCGTGGGTCATGCCCGATCGCCACGAACATCGCGCTGGCCTCGAGTACGGTTTCCTCTCCGGACGCCATGTCGCGCAGGCGCAGTGCGCTCACCCCACTGTCCCCGAGCACCTCGGCCACCGCCTTGCCTGTCTGCCAGCGCAGCTTCGGGTCGTTGCGCGCCCGTTCCAGCATGATCTTCGACGCGCGAAACTCGTTGCGGCGGTGCACAACAGTGACGGAGCGGGCGAATCGGGTCAGGAAAGTCGCCTCTTCCATCGCGGAATCACCCCCGCCCACCACCGTGATGTCCTGATCGCGGAAGAAGAACCCGTCGCAAGTGGCGCACGAACTCACGCCGCGTCCCAGCAGCTCCTGCTCGCCCGGCACCCCCAGATAGCGCGGCGCGGCTCCCATCGCAAGGATGACCGCGCGGCTGCGATGAGTTTCGCCGTCGGCGATCACTTCCTTGATCTCGCCGGAGAGCCGGACTTCATCGACGTCGGTGGTGTGCAACTGGGCGCCGAACCGGATGGCCTGCTCGCGCATCTGCTCCATCAGGGCCGGCCCCATGATGCCCTCGGCGAATCCCGGGTAGTTCTCCACCTCGGTCGTCGTCATCAGTGCGCCACCGTACTGCGTTCCTTCGAAGACCAGCGGCGCCAGTTGCGCCCTGGCCGCATACACCGCGGCGGTATAGCCGGAGGGGCCGGAGCCGATGATGATGAGATCATGTATCACGTCAATATCCTTTGGGTGCAGAGGTTTCAGGGGGCACGCGTTTTCAGCGGGATATGTCGACGAGCACCTTGCCGGTCACACGTCCCTCGCAGAGTGGGAGCAGGCCGTCGTCGACCAGGTGATCGAGAGCGATGACACGATCCGCCGCGGCCTGCAGCGACGGGGTCGTGGTGAGGATGTCGAGCGCCTGCGGAATGTTGCGGTCGCAGACATGAGCGACGGTGCCGATGACATCGAGTTCGCGCAGCGCGATATCGGCGGTGTCGACGGTGGGTGGTTGCTTGGGCAGCCCGACGAGCAGGACCCGTCCGCCTCTTCGGGTGGCGGTGATGACGGTACCCAGAGTGCCCGGTGCGCCGGAGGCCTCGACGGCCACATGGGCACCCCCGCCGGTGATCTCGGTGACCGCGGCGGCCACGTCGCCGGCCGTGGCGTTCAGAACATGAGTGGCACCCAGTTGGCGCGCCAGGTCCAGCCGCTCATCAGACACGTCGGAGGCGATGATCGTGCCGCATCCGCGCGCCGCCGCACCGGCGACGAGAAACCCGCCGATGCCACCTGCGCCGTTGATCCAGACGGTGTCGTCCGCGGTGAGACGAGCCCGGTCCAGGGCGTGGAGCGCGACGCCGAACGGTTGTGTCATCGCCGCGCTGTCATCGGTGAGTTCAGCGGGTACCTCGACGCAGATCCGGGCCGGCGCAGCGACGAATTCGGCCATGCCGCCGTCGGCCTGCAACCCCAGTGTGAAATACCGCTCACACAGATTCGGACGTCCCTGAAGACACCAGGCGCAGGAGCCACACCACACACCGGCGCCGGGAACCACCCGGCGTCCCACCTGCAGACCGGTCACCCCGGATCCGACCTCGACCACCCGGCCGACGAATTCGTGCCCGAGGATCACCGGACCGTGATGACCGCTGCGTGGGTTCGGAGTCTGCAGTGGCGTGACGACGGGGCCGCGGCTGAACTCGGCGGCGTCCGAGCCACAGATACCGGCGCGCAGAACTTCGAGGACCACCTCACCCGGCCCCGGCGCCGACGGGTCCGGGACGGTCTCGATACGTACGTCTCCGGCACCGTGCAGGACCGCGGCCCTCATCGGCGCTGTCCCGCGCCGACGAACGCCGCAAAGCCCGGCGTCTCGAGGGCGGCTGCAGTGGGTTCGAACTCCACGACGTCGTACTGCGCCAGGCCATTCTGGACGAAAGGGTCGTCGGAGAGCAGGTCACGAAACGCCGCCAAATCGGCGGCCCGACCGACGATCACGCCGCCGGTCGCCGGACTCCGCCTTCCCGACACCAGAAGATGACCTGAATCATATTGCTCGGCTATCCATTTCAAGTGCTGCCCGCGGGTTGCATCAACGTCGTCGAGCGCTTTGGTGTACGTCGACACCGCGACGAACATCGCCGTCATGACGCCAGGAACCCGCCGTCGACCGGCAGGATGACGCCGGTGATCCAGTCCGCACCCGGGGACGCCAGGAATGTCACCGCCGCTGCCACATCGTCGGGAACGCCGAGTTCGGGCCACGGATGCAGCGCCTGGATCTTGGCGAGGGTGTCCGGGTCGTCGAAGGCGGCGCGGTTCATCGCAGTCGGAAAGTAGCCCGGAGCGACGGCGTTGACGTTGATCTGGTGCGGGGCGTTCTCGATCGCTACCGCGCGGGTGAGGTTGTGAATGGCACCTTTTGAGGCCGAGTAGGCGGCGAGGTCGGACTGGCCGATGTCACCGGCGATCGACCCGATGTTGACGATCTTGCCCCGTGACCGCCCACGTACCTGCTGGGCAAGCATCTGTCGGACGGCGGCCTTGCACCCCAACCAGGTGCCGGTGACATTGATCTCGAAGGTCTTGTCCCACGTTTCCCGGGGCTCGTCGACCACGGAGTAGTTGCCGAGGAACGCGCCTGCGTTGTTGACGTAGACGTCGAGGGTGCCGAACGCCTCGACGGCCGTGCGCACCGCGGCCTCATGGTCATCGGCACGGCTCACGTCGGCCTGGACGTACTCGGCCTTGCCGCCCCGCTGCCGGATCAGGTCGTCGGTGTCGATGTCGAGGTCGGGCTCGAAGCCGCCGGCCAGTGCGCTCTTGCGGATGTCCGAGCACACCACCCCGGCACCGGCGTCGGCGAGCGCCAACGCGATGGCACGGCCGTGCCCGGAGCTGGCACCGGTGACGACGGCACCCTTGCCGGCCAGTGGGGAGTTGAGATTGTGCGACATGGTTTTCTCCTGTTGTAGGTCTGGTCTTGGCGTCACTGTGCGGTGTATCCGCCGTCGATCACGAGCTCGGTGCCGGTGACGAACTTCGACTCGTCGGAGGCCAGGTACACCGCGCCGTAGGCGATGTCGTCGGGCTCACCCTGATGGCCCACCGGATGCATGTCTGCCAGCCACTGGAAGTAGGCGTCCGGCCCGTCTGGGTGGACGGCCGCGAGCTTCTCGCTCAGTGCAGTCCGGATGGATCCGGGGTGGATGGAATTGAACCGGATCTTGTCCTCGGCGTACACCACGGCGTCGGTCTTGGCCATCAACCGCACGGCCCCCTTGGCCGCGTGGTAGAGCGGCACATCCTTGTTACCGACCAGGCCGTTGATGGACGAGATGTGGATGACACTGCCACCACCGCCGGCCTTCATGTGCGGGATCACATGCTTGGTACAGAAGAACACCCCCTTGACGTCAACATCGAAGAGCTCGTCGAACTCTGCCTCGGTGGCCTCATGGGTGGGTTTCTGCGCGCCGGGGATCGCAGCGTTGTTGACCAAGACATCGATGCGGCCGAACCGCTCGACGGAATCTGAAACAGCCTTGGCGACTTGGCTTTCGGAGGTGACATCCGCGACGGCAACGATGGCCCTGCCACCGCGTTCGGCGATGATGGCGGCCACGTCGGCTGCTTTGGCGGAGTCACGGTCCAGCACCACCACTGCCGCGCCGGCCTCAGCGAGCCGCAGGCAGATGGCGCGGCCGATGCCGTCCGCGCCGCCGGTGACGATCGCCACCTTGCCGGCCAACCGTGCGGTGACCGGAGCGGTCGGGGCTGTCATCTGGATCTCCAATTCTCGGCGTCCGAGCCGATTCGATGTTCACGGTGTCAGGCGACTGCGCCGCTTGGCAGTGCGGAGTCGCCGGTGATGGCGGCCAGTAGTGCCGCCCTGTCGAACTGGGCGCAGGGTTGCGGTGGAGCAGCGATACCCTTGCGTAGCAGCACGATCCGGTCGCAGAGTTGGAGAAGTTCCTCGAGATCATCACTGAAGACGAGCACGGTCATCCCGCTGTCGGCGAGCGTCTCGATCTGAGCGTAGAGCTCCGCCTTGGCGCCGATGTCCACTCCCGCAGTCGGTTGATCCAGCACCAGCACTTTCGGCGCGGCAGCCACCGCCCTGGCGAACAGCACTTTCTGTTGATTGCCACCGGACAGCGCGGTGATCTGCAGATCGGCATTGCGGGGGTGCACGGCGAAGCGGGTCATCAGGTCCTCGACCATCCGGTCGACGTGGCGTGCGCGTACGCATCCGCGCCGGGAGAACGCGCCGCGCAGCGCGGTCAATGCGATGTTCGCTTTCACCGAACCCTGCTCGATGATGCCCTCGCTCTTACGGTTTCCGGGGAGCATCAGCAGACCCACGTCCGCAGCCCGCCGCGGGTTCTTCGGCAGACCGGTGTAGTCGCCCAACTTCAGGCGCCCGGCGGTGCCGTCGATGGCACCCACCAGGGCGCGGGCCAGTTCCGTACGACCGGAACCCTGAATTCCCGCGAAACCCATCACCTCGCCGCGCCCCACTGTCAAGGTGACCGGAGCCAGTGCACCCGGCACCGCGAGACCCTGTAGTTCCAGCGCGGTTTCGGCACCGGTGCAGTCGAGGTCGCGGGCGCCTCGGCCGACGCCCTCGGTCATGGCCTCGAACTTGTCCCCCACCATCAGGTGAGCGATCTTGGCCTGATTCAGGCCGTTCCGGCTACA
Proteins encoded:
- a CDS encoding SDR family NAD(P)-dependent oxidoreductase → MTAPTAPVTARLAGKVAIVTGGADGIGRAICLRLAEAGAAVVVLDRDSAKAADVAAIIAERGGRAIVAVADVTSESQVAKAVSDSVERFGRIDVLVNNAAIPGAQKPTHEATEAEFDELFDVDVKGVFFCTKHVIPHMKAGGGGSVIHISSINGLVGNKDVPLYHAAKGAVRLMAKTDAVVYAEDKIRFNSIHPGSIRTALSEKLAAVHPDGPDAYFQWLADMHPVGHQGEPDDIAYGAVYLASDESKFVTGTELVIDGGYTAQ
- a CDS encoding zinc-dependent alcohol dehydrogenase, which translates into the protein MRAAVLHGAGDVRIETVPDPSAPGPGEVVLEVLRAGICGSDAAEFSRGPVVTPLQTPNPRSGHHGPVILGHEFVGRVVEVGSGVTGLQVGRRVVPGAGVWCGSCAWCLQGRPNLCERYFTLGLQADGGMAEFVAAPARICVEVPAELTDDSAAMTQPFGVALHALDRARLTADDTVWINGAGGIGGFLVAGAAARGCGTIIASDVSDERLDLARQLGATHVLNATAGDVAAAVTEITGGGAHVAVEASGAPGTLGTVITATRRGGRVLLVGLPKQPPTVDTADIALRELDVIGTVAHVCDRNIPQALDILTTTPSLQAAADRVIALDHLVDDGLLPLCEGRVTGKVLVDISR
- a CDS encoding SDR family NAD(P)-dependent oxidoreductase; the encoded protein is MSHNLNSPLAGKGAVVTGASSGHGRAIALALADAGAGVVCSDIRKSALAGGFEPDLDIDTDDLIRQRGGKAEYVQADVSRADDHEAAVRTAVEAFGTLDVYVNNAGAFLGNYSVVDEPRETWDKTFEINVTGTWLGCKAAVRQMLAQQVRGRSRGKIVNIGSIAGDIGQSDLAAYSASKGAIHNLTRAVAIENAPHQINVNAVAPGYFPTAMNRAAFDDPDTLAKIQALHPWPELGVPDDVAAAVTFLASPGADWITGVILPVDGGFLAS
- a CDS encoding nuclear transport factor 2 family protein, whose amino-acid sequence is MTGSALTAAEVLNAFYRAERSYMAAGGAAAGASFDEMGATLDPDVALHQSPDLPWGGEWTGYQGFKDWSIEMSRHWDALEVKEPVFFERGDQVIVLCRLVTRSRLTGEILDYPMTQVVTVRNGRITEFQPFYWNVPHYRQACSADAMS
- a CDS encoding YciI family protein, with product MTAMFVAVSTYTKALDDVDATRGQHLKWIAEQYDSGHLLVSGRRSPATGGVIVGRAADLAAFRDLLSDDPFVQNGLAQYDVVEFEPTAAALETPGFAAFVGAGQRR
- a CDS encoding sugar ABC transporter ATP-binding protein yields the protein MTNSVEDRPARVRLADAADDRHTPFRLEMRDITKDFPAGRVLHGVDLTVRAGEVHALVGENGAGKSTLMKILAGVHADHGGTISVDGEELVGSSPAAMLRAGIAVIYQEFSLVPDMTAAQNIALGREPASVLPGVMKHRSARRRSLAELAEIGIDVPADVPVSELPVGQQQMVEIAKAVAREAKILVMDEPTARLSAAERERLFEIIAMLSARGVGIIYISHFLEEILAVCSTVTVLRDGRRITTCSRNGLNQAKIAHLMVGDKFEAMTEGVGRGARDLDCTGAETALELQGLAVPGALAPVTLTVGRGEVMGFAGIQGSGRTELARALVGAIDGTAGRLKLGDYTGLPKNPRRAADVGLLMLPGNRKSEGIIEQGSVKANIALTALRGAFSRRGCVRARHVDRMVEDLMTRFAVHPRNADLQITALSGGNQQKVLFARAVAAAPKVLVLDQPTAGVDIGAKAELYAQIETLADSGMTVLVFSDDLEELLQLCDRIVLLRKGIAAPPQPCAQFDRAALLAAITGDSALPSGAVA
- the trxB gene encoding thioredoxin-disulfide reductase gives rise to the protein MHPKDIDVIHDLIIIGSGPSGYTAAVYAARAQLAPLVFEGTQYGGALMTTTEVENYPGFAEGIMGPALMEQMREQAIRFGAQLHTTDVDEVRLSGEIKEVIADGETHRSRAVILAMGAAPRYLGVPGEQELLGRGVSSCATCDGFFFRDQDITVVGGGDSAMEEATFLTRFARSVTVVHRRNEFRASKIMLERARNDPKLRWQTGKAVAEVLGDSGVSALRLRDMASGEETVLEASAMFVAIGHDPRSELVRGQVDLDADGYVRTAADSTRTDIDGVFACGDLVDHTYRQAITAAGSGCAAAIDAERWLAAKPQPATETALSALR
- a CDS encoding SDR family NAD(P)-dependent oxidoreductase; this translates as MTRPDAFASLHLTGKRAVVTGAGRGIGRAVAELLAARGAAVVLLARSEPQLREVASMIEGGGGTATTIPVDVNDDGALQAAFDAIGPADILVNSAGTNRPKPLLDITIDDLDVMIGLNLRAVFRATQLFVGHAVQSGNGGVIVNISSQMGHVGAPGRSVYCATKHGVEGLTKALAVELAPRGIRVVSVAPTFIETAMTRPFLQDPDASGELLAKVPLGRFGTVEEVAEAVAFVCSPAAGLITGSSVLTDGGWVAQ